The Urbifossiella limnaea nucleotide sequence TGGCAGAAGTTCGAAATCATCTTCCAGGCGCCGAAGTTCGAGAACGGGAAGAAGACCACGAACGCCAAGTTCCGGTCGGTCGTGCTCAACGGCACGACACTCCACAAGGACGTGGAGATGAAGGGTGCAACGCCCGGCGGCCTGACCGGGAAGGAAGCGCCGGAAGGCCCGCTGATGCTCCAGGGTGACCACGGGCCGGTGGCCTACCGGAACCTCAAGGTGACCCGGGTCGAGATCAAGTAACGCGGTCAGCCGACGAACACGCCGGCCAGCCCGGGGAAGGCGTCGAACCCGAACGCCGCCGCGCCGCCGATGTACGCGGTGACGCGGCTGCCGGTGCCGTCGCCGACCACCACGTCGGCGCGGCCGTCGCCGTTCAGGTCTCGCGCGGCGACGCGCACCCCGCCGCGGTCGGCGGGATCGCCCGCGAAGAAGTTGGCGAGCTCGCGCGAGCCGCCGGCTTTCCCTGCGAGTAGGTCGGCCCCACGGAGCACCAGAACCCGCGGGGCGCCGCCGGGGCCGCCGCCGCCGATCAGGTCCGCGAACCCGTCCCCGTCCACGTCGCCGGCCGCGACGAACGCCCCGTTCCGCAGCGCAGGCTCGAAGAGGAAGAAGTCGTCGGCCAGCTTGGTGCGCCCGCCGCCGATCGAGCGGCCGTCGAACAGCGCGACCCGCGGCCCGCCGCCGAACCCGGCCGAAACCACGAGATCGGCCGCGCCGTCGCCGGTCAGGTCGCCGAGCGCCGCGCGGGCGCCGCCGCGGAAGGCCGGGTCGTCGATCCCGAAGAAGTCCGCGACCTTTCCGAAGCCGGTGCCCGCGTACACCTGCACCCGCGGGCCGCCGCCCTCGTCGGGCGTCACCACCAGATCGGCGACGCCGTCGCCGTCCAGGTCGCCGGCCGCGACGTACACGCCGCCGGTGAACGCCGGCTCGAACGGGGCCGTGTCGAACAACACCGCCTGTGTCACGCCATCGAGCACGACCACGCGCGTCGGTCCGCCGGGTCCAGTACCCGCGACCACATCGGCGACCCCGTCGCGGTTGAAATCCGCTGCGGCCGTCCGCACGCCGCCGACGAAGCCGCTGCTAAACGGCGTCGCCGTGAAGCGCGGCGAGCCGTCCGGGTTGTAGAGCCGTACCGACCCGCCGCCGCGGTCGTTTCCGACGGCGAACTCGTTCGGCGACACACGCGGGTACACCGGCGGGCTGGCCGGCGGCGGTGGGCTGGCCGGTGGCGGTGGGCTGGCCGGCGGCGGTGGGCTCGCCGGTGGCGGACTCGCTGGCGGCGGGCTGGCCGGTGGCGGGCTCGACGGGGAACCGTAAGTGAACCGGCCGGCGGTCGTGACCGGCGACACGCCGTAGCCGAACACCGGGTTCTTGATGTTCTGCGGCACCCCGGGCATGTCCGCGCCGGACTTCACGGTCACGTTCACGCTGCCGGAGCCGGCCGGCACCACGACCCGTAGTTGGCTCTCGCTCAGGATCGTCACGTTCGTCGCAGGCGTGGGGCCGAAGTACACCGCCAGATGGCCCGCGGCGCCGCCGTAGTTCAGGCCGTTGATCGTGATCGTGTCGCCGGCCGCGGCGGTCGCCGCGCTCAGACCGGTCACCTGCGGCGTCAGGTCGATCAACTCGAAGTCGGCGAAGCGAAGACTCTTCAGGCCGTAGGTCGTGTGCTGAATGTCGTCGTCGTCGAAGGTGAGGGCGAAGCCGTTGTTGGCGTCCACGGAGTAGCTGGCGCCGGAGAAGAAGAAGTTGCTGCCGTTGTCGGCGAGAATCAGGCCGTAGTCCTTCATCGCCTGGGCGATCACCCGCGACTGCGGGTTGAGCTGCGACAGGTCCACCCCCGCCTTCAGCCGGAAGCGGGCGCCCATCGGCGGCATCGTGGTTGCGTTCGTGTTCCCCGGGTTCGCGGTGTGCGACGCCGGGTAGATGAACTGGTTCAGCACCTTGCTGTTCTGCAGCGTGAAGCGGATGGCGTGGGTGATGACGCCCTGGCCGCCCTGCGACACGGGGAGCGCTTCGTCCGGCCGCACGAGGCCCGGCAGTATCGGCAGCCCGGCGGCGTCGGCCGAGGTCCACGTCAGCGGGCGGAAGGTGTTGCCCGATGTGTCCCACACCGACTGCTGGTCGGCGTGCCAGAGGCCGTCGGGGTTCTCGCTCGGGCGCGACGCCCGGAAGAACTCGTAGGCCCGGTTGTTGTCGATGTCGAAGATCAAGAGGTGCGAGTCGCCGCGGGCGTCGACGCCCACCCGCGGGCCGTTCTGGTAGTCGCCCTCCAGCACGACCGTCGCGGGCATCGGAACCGCGACGATGTCGCTCTCGCCGGCGTAGGCGTCGATCACGACGTTCACCCGCGGCGCGGAGTTGCCGCGGACCACGTTGTAAGGGATCCCGTACAGGTCGTTCGGGCCGCGGCTGCTCTCGCCGAAGTCGGGGTGGATGCGGCCGTTCCCCGCGGCCGTGAGCGCGGTCATGACCGCCGCCGAGTTGGCGGCGACGGGCGCGCCGGTGATTCGTTGGTTCCACGGGTTGTCGGCCGGGAACAGGGTGGTGCCCAGCAGGCTGGGGAGGTCGCGGGGTTCGAGCGGGAGGGCGGTGAGGCGCCGCATGTATCATCCCTCGGCCGCACGGTGGCGTGCGGGTTGTGGGCCGGGACGACCGCGGGCGAAGGGGGGCGGGTCGACGCGAAACGATAGGGCGGGGAGCGGAGTTGTCAAATCGGACGGGTCAAGCGGAGGGGCCGGGGCCGTTGCGGTCCTTCCAACTCGGGCGGAACGACTCTTCCTTGTTGCGCGCCTTGTGGAACGCCTCGGCCAGGAACAGCAGCGCCTTGCACCGGGCCTTGAACGCCTCGCCGTCGCCCTTGGCCTTCGCGGCCTCGGCCGCGGCCGCGAGCTTCTGGTGCCCGCCCCAGTCGGCCGACACGCCCTGCGCCCGCATCGCCTGCTCGAGCGCGACTTCGAGCTGGGCGAACTTGTCGCCCACGTCCGCGCTCACGGGGCAGGGCGTCGTCTTGTACACGTGCAGTTCCCGCGGCCCCTCGTCCTCGGGCGGCGGCGGCTCCTCCTCCGGCTGGTCCTTCATCAACTGCCCGATCAGGCCGGCGATGCCGGCGAGGATCACCGCGGCGGCGAGTACGAACAGGATGCTCGCCCCGGGGATCTCGCTGACGTGCATGGCCAGCGCCAGGCCCGCGAGGAGCCCGCCGCCGCCGAGCGCGGTGAACGGCAGCGGCACCCGCCGGTTCCACGCCTTCAGGCACCGCGCCAGCACCCCGGTGCCCGGCCGGCCGCCGGCGGCCTCGGACCCGCCGCCGACGCGCACGATCATCACCGTGATGTTGTCCGGCCCGCCGCGCAGGTTCGCCAGGTGCACCAGCAGCTTCGCCGCGTCCTCCGGCAGCAGCGCCGTCGCCACCGCCCCCACCTCGTCGGGCGTCACGACGCCGGTGAGGCCGTCCGAGCAGAGGAGGAACACGTCGCCGGGCTGGACCGGGTGCGGCCCCTCCACGTCCACCTCGACCTCGGGGTCGGGGCCGAGGGAGCGGATGATGACGTTCTTCTTGAAGTCGCCGAGTTCGTCCGGGTCCACGCCCTGCCGGCGGGCGATTTCCCACACCCACGAGTGGTCGAACGTCAACTGCTCCGCCTTGCCGTCGCGAAAGCGGTAGGCCCGGCTGTCGCCGACGTGGCCGACCCACGCCCCCTCCGGCCGCAGGAACAGCGCCACGGCCGTGGTGCCGAGGCCGCGGAACTCGGGGTTCTCCTGGCCGATGGAGTAGATGCCGTGGTTGGCTTCGGTGAACGCCCGGCGGATGGCCGCGGCCGCCCCGTCGCGGGCGTGCTTGTTGTAAATCTGCGGGATGTCGCGGACGGCCTTGAAGCTCGCCTTCTCGCCGACGGCGTGGCCGCCCATGCCGTCGGCGACGACGAACACGTGGCCGTGGTCGCGCCACGCCGCCTCGTCGGCCGCGGGGACCGGCAGGCAGGCGTCTTGGTTGTGGCTCCGCTTCACACCGACGTCGGTGAGCGCGGCGTACCGGACGGGTTCAAATGCCGCCAACGGACGACCCTCGGGAGAGCTCGTGCCCCCAGTGTAGCCGGGAGGGGGGCCGACCCGCCAGCCCGCGGTTCCGGTTGACCCCACCCCGACCCGCGGGTATGGCCGCGGCGTGTTCTCATTCTAGCACCAAACCGCCGGGGGCGGGGGGAACCGGATGTCCGGTCGGGCCGGTCGGATACTCGCGGTCGCGGTGGTCGGGCTGGCCCTGGCCGGGTGCGGCCACGTCAACCGCCGCTTCGTTGTCGAGTCGAACGTCCCGAACGCCCAGGTGTACATCGACAACAAGTACCAGGGCGCGGCGCCGGCCCACGCGCCGTTCGACTATTACGGCTACTACACGGTGCGCCTCGTCCACCCCGACCACGAGACGCTCACGAAGCGCGTCCACGTCGTCGCCCCGTGGTACGCCTACCCGCCGTTCGACTTCCTGGCCGACGTGCTGTGGCCGTTCGGCATCGAAGACGTGCGGCGGTACTACTTCGAGATGACGCCGATCCGCCGGCCCGACCCGGGCGAACTGATCCAGAGCGCCGACGGCTTGCGGATGCGGGGCATCAACCTGCCCCGCGCCGAAGACCCGGCCCCGGACGACCCCGGCCCGCGGACGTTGACCGCCCCGATGGAGTTGCCGCCCGCCGCGGTCGCGCCGCCCGCCGCGGTCGCGCCGCCGGCACCCGGGCCGGTGGTGCCGCGCCTCACGCCAGCGCCTTGATCGCCCCCACCAACAACACGTCGGCCGCCAGCACGAGCAGCGAACACACCACGACCGCGTCGGTCGCCGCCCGGCCGACGCCCTCCGAGCCCTCGCGGGCGGTCAGCCCCACGAAACAGCCCGCGACGCCCACGACGAGCCCGAACGCAAGCGTCTTCAGCCCCGCCGGCAGCACGTCCGCCAGGTACAACTCGCGCACCGCCGCCGTCTCGTAGCGGAGCGGCGTCGTCTGCCCCGCCACCACCTCGGCGACGAACCCGCTCCCCATCGCCACCGTCGCGATCAACACGTGCAGGACCGGCACCGCCAGGACCGCGGCGAGCACCCGCGGGCCGATGAGCCGCGCGAGCGGCGACACGCCGAGGAGCCGCAGCGCGTCGAGCTGCTCGCCGACCTTCATCGACGCGAGTTCGGCCCCGAGGCTGGCCCCGGTGCGCGCCGCGGCGATCAGCCCAGCACCGACGGGGGCGAGTTCGAGCAGCACCGCCGCGGCGAGGAAGGTGGGCAGGTACTCGACCGCACCCGGCGCGGCGCGGGCGAGCACGTCGCGGGTGTGAAGCCAGATTACGACGCCGATGGCGAGCCCGGCGACGCCGGCGAGGGGGAGCGCGCCGACGACCATGCCGTGGAACGGGCGCACCCACAGGTGATACCGCGGCAGCGCGAGAAGCGCTGCGGCCGACGCACGCGCGCCGAACGCGGCAAGTCGGCCGACCCAGGCGAGGGCATCGATTGGCGAAGACATGAAAACATGATACGCGAGGCGGGCCGACCGCCCCTCGCGTCAGCAGCCGACGAGTTCCGCCTCTTCCACACCCGCCCCCGCGCGCCGCTCGCGCTCCTCGTGGCAGGCTTCCAGCAGCCCCTGGCGCAGCTCGTAGTCGCCGACGCCGCTCCGGTCCCAGGCGAGGATGAGCGTCGACGTGGCGGGATTGAGGCGGGCGACGCGGCACAGCCACATCACCCCGGCCTCGTGCTCGAAGTGGGCCGTGCGCGGGTGATTCCAGGCGATCTGCGTCGCCAGGCAGCCCATCGGAACGGCCCGGGTGAACGCCCCGTGGATCAAAAGGGGGCTCGACTTTTCCAGCAGGTCGATGAGGCGGCCTAGTCCTGCGGCGGTCGTGTACGGCAGCCAGCTGCGGCGGAACTCGGCGACGGCGTCGGTCGGCGGCATGGCGACGCTCCCCCTGCGGCCGGGCCGCAACGGACGACGAGACAACGACTTACGCAACGAATACGCGGTCGATCGGGGCCACTGCGATGGGACCGGGTGCCGGCCGGGGTGGGGATAAGTCCACCCTCGGAGGGTCACCGGCGACGGGCGGCCGAGGTCGAACCCGGGCATCTTAGAGGGGGGTCAAAGGGGGTGTCAAGGACGGCGGACGAGCCCCCCGACCCCCCGTGCGGAGATGCGCGCGCGGCCCCCGCCGGACCCCCCGCCGGGGTAAGCAGTTGCGCCGGACGGGGGTGGCGGAAGGAATTCCAA carries:
- a CDS encoding FG-GAP-like repeat-containing protein yields the protein MRRLTALPLEPRDLPSLLGTTLFPADNPWNQRITGAPVAANSAAVMTALTAAGNGRIHPDFGESSRGPNDLYGIPYNVVRGNSAPRVNVVIDAYAGESDIVAVPMPATVVLEGDYQNGPRVGVDARGDSHLLIFDIDNNRAYEFFRASRPSENPDGLWHADQQSVWDTSGNTFRPLTWTSADAAGLPILPGLVRPDEALPVSQGGQGVITHAIRFTLQNSKVLNQFIYPASHTANPGNTNATTMPPMGARFRLKAGVDLSQLNPQSRVIAQAMKDYGLILADNGSNFFFSGASYSVDANNGFALTFDDDDIQHTTYGLKSLRFADFELIDLTPQVTGLSAATAAAGDTITINGLNYGGAAGHLAVYFGPTPATNVTILSESQLRVVVPAGSGSVNVTVKSGADMPGVPQNIKNPVFGYGVSPVTTAGRFTYGSPSSPPPASPPPASPPPASPPPPASPPPPASPPPPASPPVYPRVSPNEFAVGNDRGGGSVRLYNPDGSPRFTATPFSSGFVGGVRTAAADFNRDGVADVVAGTGPGGPTRVVVLDGVTQAVLFDTAPFEPAFTGGVYVAAGDLDGDGVADLVVTPDEGGGPRVQVYAGTGFGKVADFFGIDDPAFRGGARAALGDLTGDGAADLVVSAGFGGGPRVALFDGRSIGGGRTKLADDFFLFEPALRNGAFVAAGDVDGDGFADLIGGGGPGGAPRVLVLRGADLLAGKAGGSRELANFFAGDPADRGGVRVAARDLNGDGRADVVVGDGTGSRVTAYIGGAAAFGFDAFPGLAGVFVG
- a CDS encoding PP2C family protein-serine/threonine phosphatase, which gives rise to MAAFEPVRYAALTDVGVKRSHNQDACLPVPAADEAAWRDHGHVFVVADGMGGHAVGEKASFKAVRDIPQIYNKHARDGAAAAIRRAFTEANHGIYSIGQENPEFRGLGTTAVALFLRPEGAWVGHVGDSRAYRFRDGKAEQLTFDHSWVWEIARRQGVDPDELGDFKKNVIIRSLGPDPEVEVDVEGPHPVQPGDVFLLCSDGLTGVVTPDEVGAVATALLPEDAAKLLVHLANLRGGPDNITVMIVRVGGGSEAAGGRPGTGVLARCLKAWNRRVPLPFTALGGGGLLAGLALAMHVSEIPGASILFVLAAAVILAGIAGLIGQLMKDQPEEEPPPPEDEGPRELHVYKTTPCPVSADVGDKFAQLEVALEQAMRAQGVSADWGGHQKLAAAAEAAKAKGDGEAFKARCKALLFLAEAFHKARNKEESFRPSWKDRNGPGPSA
- a CDS encoding PEGA domain-containing protein produces the protein MSGRAGRILAVAVVGLALAGCGHVNRRFVVESNVPNAQVYIDNKYQGAAPAHAPFDYYGYYTVRLVHPDHETLTKRVHVVAPWYAYPPFDFLADVLWPFGIEDVRRYYFEMTPIRRPDPGELIQSADGLRMRGINLPRAEDPAPDDPGPRTLTAPMELPPAAVAPPAAVAPPAPGPVVPRLTPAP
- a CDS encoding MlaE family ABC transporter permease codes for the protein MSSPIDALAWVGRLAAFGARASAAALLALPRYHLWVRPFHGMVVGALPLAGVAGLAIGVVIWLHTRDVLARAAPGAVEYLPTFLAAAVLLELAPVGAGLIAAARTGASLGAELASMKVGEQLDALRLLGVSPLARLIGPRVLAAVLAVPVLHVLIATVAMGSGFVAEVVAGQTTPLRYETAAVRELYLADVLPAGLKTLAFGLVVGVAGCFVGLTAREGSEGVGRAATDAVVVCSLLVLAADVLLVGAIKALA